CTCAATTATTTTTATCAAAAAACAGGGAACAAAATTACATTTGAATATATCCTTTTCTACGATTTCAATGATTCGCTTCAGGATGCTAAAGAGTTATATGAATTTTGGAAAAGAGTTCCTGCTAGAATTAACATCATAGAATACAACCCTATCGCTGAGGCCAATTACAAAAATGCTGATGCAGATACCTTGGACAACTTCACAAAATTCCTAACCAATAAAGGCGTCAACGTGCATGTCAGAAGAAGTAGAGGCAAAGATATTGATGCCGCCTGTGGGCAATTGGCCAACAAGAACTAGAGCTTCCAGGCAATCACTTGAATCAAGCTCAACTTATCTTTCAACGCATCGAATTTTTCGGGCTCAATGCGACCAAATAGCGTACAATATTCTAAAAATTCTTGATTCTTAATTTCGACTCCAAAGTCATTGATAATTCGCATAGCATCGCTGGTCTTTTCATACCCATATTCTACTTTGAAGTCCTGTTTAATTTCAACCACCTGAATTTTCGCCTTTTGCAAAGCATCCTCAGCTGCTGTTTTATAGGCATGAATCAATCCACTCACTCCCAGCTTGGTTCCACCAAAGTATCGAACTACTACCACTAATGTGTTAGTCAGTTCAAACGAACGAATTTGACCTAATATCGGATCGCCTGCGGAATGATTGGGTTCGCCATCATCATTGGCTCGAATGAGCTGATGATGACCATCTTCAATAATGTGTGCATAGCACCAGTGTCTGGCATCGTAATACTCTTTCTTCAGAATTTCCAATCGCTCTTTCACTTCCTCCAATGAATTGACTTGATAAGCAAATCCTAAAAATTTGCTTCCCTTTTCTTTATAAAAGCCTTCCGTAGGGGATTCAATGATTCGATACGATTCTGCCATTATCAATCAATTTGATCCAATCGAGCTTCACTTTCTTCAGTCAACCAATCTGTCTCGTCCATATCAATCGTTTTCTCGTAATAGACGGCGGCAAGTTTTACATTGTTATTTGCTTCAGCAATTCGTCCAAGCCCCAAATAGGCAATACTTCTATAATACTCTCCACGATCTGGGGACAATTCGCCTGTTTCTAAACCTCTTTTGTAAAAACGCTCAGCAGCATCTAAAGACCGCTCAACTTTTTCTGCATAAACACCCCTGAAAATCTCACCGCACATCTTAAAATATGGCTTTTCATGAACCTGCAGTTGGCTAATTAATGGCAAGGCACTTTTATAATCCTTTTGTCTCATCAAACATTCCAAATATTTAGCCTTGAAGTAATCATTAGCGGGATACATTTTATGAATTCTTTCCAAATAATACCTTGCTTTGTCTGCGTTGTTTTCATATCGCAGCCAGATATATGCGACATACAAACTCGCCTCAATCTTAACTATTTTACTATGGTGTACGGCACTATCCAATTGTACCAATCCACGTTGCACATCCCCAGATTTGAAAACCCAAACAAACGGTTTATAGATAGGATGTCGCTCTGGATACTTTTCTCTAAAATAATTGTACAACCCTGACAGAAATAGCAATTCAGGGCTTTCAGCAGTGTGCTCCATTGTCTTTTTGATCAGATTATAAGTCTGTTTAGCCTGAGACATCGCCTTGAAGCTACTCCCTTCTTGCGCATAATATTCCGCCAATAGGCCATGGGCAGACATTTCGAAAAACATGGCTTCCAGGTTGTTAGAGTCTTTAGCACTAATCTTTTCAGATTTGGCAATGGTCTCCATCAAATATTTCTCATGTCCTGGATAAACTGGACTAGACGTTCGAAGTGGCTGATCTCGCCAAGCCAAACTCATGGCTTTCATCATTGGAACAATTGGATGTCCTGGAAGTTTTTGTTCCAGAGAATCAATGACTAATTCTGCTTTATTAAATTCTTGGTTATAGATAAAATCGCCCCCGCGATCCACCATCTCTAGCAAATTAGAATTCGAAAATAAAGGTGTGTTTTGAGCATTCAGCACAAGTGAAATCAAAACGAACACGACTAGAAAAAATGACTTAATATTGTTCAATCTAAAATTTAGTCTAAGTTATCAATCCTTCAGAACACATATTATTTGATCAAAAACCTTATCTGGATGCCAACGATATCCAAAAACCTTTTGCCCTTGATTGGAAGGAAAGCGGATGCAAGATAAATATAACCTTTTCCGTAGAAGACCATCTAGCAATTTCTTTACCAAAAGCTCCGTATGCCGGGTTTAACATCATTGGTACTCCTTCTCAATCAGCCATTAGCAAAATAATTGATGATCTGAAAGAAGAACTATCGGAACGAAACATTCAAAGGGCGATTATACGCCAAAGACCTGAATTCAATCCAACGCCAGCGTTTCAATTACTTCACGAAGAGCTTCTTCAAAATCAGTTCAGCTATGTCGGCGAGATAAATCAACATGTATTTCTTGAAAGCGTCCTTGAGCAAAAACTGCATGCCATGCAGCTGAGGAAAATCAAAAAATGTCAATCTGAACAATTAAGCTTCAATCAGGAAAGCGTTAGCAATATTCTGGATGTTCATTCATTCCTTGAGTCTTGCAGAAAACAACAAGGGCTAGAAATTAACATTAACAAGCAATCGCTTGAACAATTATTCCTTAAACTTCCACTCAATTATGAGTGTTATACAATCAGAAATAATGAAGGAGATATCCTAGCTGCAACAGTTCTGGTCCTGGTCAATGATCAGATTGTTTACAATTATTTACCTGGTTTTGACAGATCCTATAAGTCCTTAAGTCCTTTGTCCTTTTTATTGTTTCAGCTATACAAGATTCTAAGAGACAGGAACTACAAAATATTTGATTTAGGCATCTCTTCCATTAATGGCGGAGTTCAAGAAGGACTTTACAATTATAAAAACAGAATGGGAGCCAATAAGTCTGATCGTTTTGTATACGAAATTAAGCTTAAGTAATTCACCTAATTTTCACTCAAAATCAATAGAAAATTTGTTAAGAGCATTTATTGTAACAATATTCTCTATAAATTCGTTGCTTTCATTAACACAATCCAAAAATTGTTGAAGAAATACTTTTCTATATTATTCTGCACGTTATTCAGTTTGTCAGCTTTGGCCAACACAGAGAACAATACCAATAAAATCGGTGATGGAGGTGTGTATAAAGCAGAAGCTTCGACAGAAGCCAAAGAGTTGAATGCTAACAATGAAGCTGAATCAACCGAACAAAGTGAAGAGTCAGGAACAGAACCAGATTCTAGCTACTACTCTGTGAATAAATTCAATTTTCTTTTTTACTTCGTCTATAAAATGAAATATATGGATGAAGAAACTGAAGTTGAAACCTCTGACGACTAATATCTTCTCGCTTTTCTTCTAAATGTTGATGGGCCTCCTTCGAAGGTTACATAGATAGTGAAGCTATGAATGTTCAAACTTTCAATGCCAGCACTAAAGTCATTTTCTTCATCATCTAGTACATTAAACAAGCCAAACGAATACCTTACTTCAGGTGAAAATTTGAAGAGTGGCTGAAACAAATCGAGCCCTACTCCCACATCAATTGATAAGTTAAATTTCTCGATCAACAACCGCTCTGAAGAATCTTCTTGCTTTTTATTGCCAGATACCTTTACAGCGGGCGTAATACCTGCCAATAAATAGATGGCTCTATTATCCACTCTTACAGATTTATATTTCAATAACAACGGCAATTCAAAATACGTAGGGTCACGAAGTTCCTCAAGCACGGTACCATTATCATATCTATAATCCAACCCCAACTGATAAAAGCTGAACGTTGGTGCCAGTCGAACATCCAAATATTGAAACAGGTGGAAATTGACAATAAAACCAATTTTAAAACCAAATTTTTGAGTAGGAAGAATAGAATGCACCGAGTCTAACGCCGGCGAAATGAATTCATCGGAATATTTCAGTCTAAATCTCGAAGAGTGTCCTCCGATCAAAAAACCATAATGAACTTTTTGCTCATCAAAATTGGGTAGATTGATGCTCCCTGGCAGTTGTGCTCTAGCTTCAGAAGCAACTAGACAAAACCCAACAACAAAACCAAATACTACTTTAAGGCCGTGTAAATAGAACTTATGCCAAATGTTAAGGGTTTGCATTGAGTGTTTTTATATCCTGTTTTTTCTAATACGTCTAAAAATTGCTGACCGTAAGGAAATTCTGCCACTGATTCAGGCAAGTAGGTATAAGCGGCATTATCGCTAGATACCAATTTTCCAATTAATGGCAATATAGCCTTAAAATAAAAACCATAAAGTTGTTTCATTGGAAATTTGGTTGGCTTTGAAAACTCCAAAACGACTAGCTTCCCTCCGTCCTTGAGCACTCGTCTCATATCGGCAAGTCCCTTTTCCAGATTTTCAAAATTCCTTACGCCAAAGGCAACGATTACAGCATCAAACTTATTGTCTTCAAACAAAAGCTGCTCCGAATCTCCCAAACGCATTTCTACCTGATCCTCCACACCCAATTCGATCATTTTCTTTCTACCTACTTCCAACATCCCTTCAGATATATCAACTCCAATGATTTTTTCAGGATTGAGCTTAAGTGCCTCTATAGCCAAATCTCCGGTTCCAGTAGCAATATCAAGGATCAACTTAGGCTGATGAGCCTTTAGTTGTTTAATCGCCTTTTTTCTCCACAGGATATCTATTCCCAAGCTTAGAAAATGATTAAGAAAATCATAGCGTTTACTGATATTATTGAACATATCAGCTACTTGTTGCTTTTTAGATTGCTCTTGATTTTTGTAAGGTAGTACCGCCAATTGCTTCGTATTTTTATTTTGGTGCAATATTACATGGATTCCCTGAATTAATTACCAATCACACTGGCCATATCAAGATTAGAAATAAACTTGATATGGCTAGAGATACAATTTTGATTTGAGCATTTTTGCAGAAATTATATCCAATGAAAATTACAAGTTCCGAATTCGTAATCAGCAATACTGACTACAAACTATGCCCAGCTCCAGACAAACCGGAATATGCCTTCATTGGGAGGTCAAATGTCGGCAAGTCTTCCTTGATCAATATGCTGACTGACAAAAACAAATTGGCCAAAACCTCTGGAAAGCCTGGTAAGACACAGCTCATCAATCACTTTCTTATCAATAAGTCC
The sequence above is drawn from the Reichenbachiella sp. genome and encodes:
- a CDS encoding YigZ family protein, translating into MAESYRIIESPTEGFYKEKGSKFLGFAYQVNSLEEVKERLEILKKEYYDARHWCYAHIIEDGHHQLIRANDDGEPNHSAGDPILGQIRSFELTNTLVVVVRYFGGTKLGVSGLIHAYKTAAEDALQKAKIQVVEIKQDFKVEYGYEKTSDAMRIINDFGVEIKNQEFLEYCTLFGRIEPEKFDALKDKLSLIQVIAWKL
- a CDS encoding tetratricopeptide repeat protein; this translates as MNNIKSFFLVVFVLISLVLNAQNTPLFSNSNLLEMVDRGGDFIYNQEFNKAELVIDSLEQKLPGHPIVPMMKAMSLAWRDQPLRTSSPVYPGHEKYLMETIAKSEKISAKDSNNLEAMFFEMSAHGLLAEYYAQEGSSFKAMSQAKQTYNLIKKTMEHTAESPELLFLSGLYNYFREKYPERHPIYKPFVWVFKSGDVQRGLVQLDSAVHHSKIVKIEASLYVAYIWLRYENNADKARYYLERIHKMYPANDYFKAKYLECLMRQKDYKSALPLISQLQVHEKPYFKMCGEIFRGVYAEKVERSLDAAERFYKRGLETGELSPDRGEYYRSIAYLGLGRIAEANNNVKLAAVYYEKTIDMDETDWLTEESEARLDQID
- a CDS encoding GNAT family N-acetyltransferase — its product is MQLRKIKKCQSEQLSFNQESVSNILDVHSFLESCRKQQGLEININKQSLEQLFLKLPLNYECYTIRNNEGDILAATVLVLVNDQIVYNYLPGFDRSYKSLSPLSFLLFQLYKILRDRNYKIFDLGISSINGGVQEGLYNYKNRMGANKSDRFVYEIKLK
- a CDS encoding porin family protein, translating into MQTLNIWHKFYLHGLKVVFGFVVGFCLVASEARAQLPGSINLPNFDEQKVHYGFLIGGHSSRFRLKYSDEFISPALDSVHSILPTQKFGFKIGFIVNFHLFQYLDVRLAPTFSFYQLGLDYRYDNGTVLEELRDPTYFELPLLLKYKSVRVDNRAIYLLAGITPAVKVSGNKKQEDSSERLLIEKFNLSIDVGVGLDLFQPLFKFSPEVRYSFGLFNVLDDEENDFSAGIESLNIHSFTIYVTFEGGPSTFRRKARRY
- the ubiE gene encoding bifunctional demethylmenaquinone methyltransferase/2-methoxy-6-polyprenyl-1,4-benzoquinol methylase UbiE; this encodes MAVLPYKNQEQSKKQQVADMFNNISKRYDFLNHFLSLGIDILWRKKAIKQLKAHQPKLILDIATGTGDLAIEALKLNPEKIIGVDISEGMLEVGRKKMIELGVEDQVEMRLGDSEQLLFEDNKFDAVIVAFGVRNFENLEKGLADMRRVLKDGGKLVVLEFSKPTKFPMKQLYGFYFKAILPLIGKLVSSDNAAYTYLPESVAEFPYGQQFLDVLEKTGYKNTQCKPLTFGISSIYTALK